From Denitrovibrio acetiphilus DSM 12809, the proteins below share one genomic window:
- a CDS encoding HypC/HybG/HupF family hydrogenase formation chaperone yields MCLGFPGQILEMDEFGATVDIGGTKREVSTMILPDEVVVGDWVMVHAGTAIAKMDPEEAQKTLQVLREFADGLDD; encoded by the coding sequence ATGTGTTTAGGTTTTCCGGGACAAATACTAGAGATGGACGAGTTCGGCGCAACAGTCGACATAGGCGGAACTAAAAGAGAAGTATCTACAATGATACTGCCGGATGAAGTCGTTGTCGGCGACTGGGTTATGGTACATGCGGGCACAGCCATTGCAAAAATGGATCCTGAAGAAGCGCAAAAAACACTACAGGTTTTAAGGGAATTTGCTGATGGGCTTGATGATTGA
- the yedF gene encoding sulfurtransferase-like selenium metabolism protein YedF, whose amino-acid sequence MEIDARGLACPQPVLMIKAELEKIEEGVVTILVDNKGSSINVKNFCEANGHTVSVDETDGYYKISAAKGYDCAIAEETEADTDTNIVVFITGETLGDDKELGAMLMKGFIGNLKNMDILPKTVIFVNNSVKLLTFNEDVIASVRGLVDSGVEILACGMCLEFYGITDKLAIGRISDAYTVADKLFKSDKLIRL is encoded by the coding sequence ATGGAAATTGATGCAAGAGGGCTTGCCTGCCCGCAACCGGTGCTGATGATTAAAGCTGAACTCGAAAAAATCGAAGAAGGTGTTGTAACAATACTTGTTGACAATAAAGGCTCCAGCATAAACGTTAAAAATTTCTGCGAGGCAAACGGACACACTGTCAGCGTAGACGAGACTGACGGGTATTATAAAATATCAGCCGCCAAAGGCTATGACTGCGCTATTGCTGAAGAAACAGAAGCAGATACAGACACCAACATTGTCGTTTTTATCACAGGCGAAACTCTGGGGGATGACAAAGAACTCGGAGCAATGCTGATGAAAGGATTTATCGGTAACTTAAAAAACATGGATATTCTTCCGAAAACAGTTATTTTTGTAAACAACAGTGTAAAGCTACTCACTTTCAACGAAGACGTGATCGCCTCCGTTAGAGGGCTTGTGGATTCAGGGGTGGAAATTCTTGCATGCGGCATGTGTCTTGAATTCTACGGCATCACAGACAAACTGGCTATAGGCAGGATATCTGACGCTTACACAGTTGCTGACAAACTTTTTAAATCTGATAAACTAATCAGGCTTTAG
- the pseB gene encoding UDP-N-acetylglucosamine 4,6-dehydratase (inverting), producing the protein MFDNKSILITGGTGSFGRKCVKMLLEQYKPKKIVVFSRDELKQFEMSQEFSQPCMRYFIGDVRDEKRLEQAMYGIDYVIHAAALKQVPAAEYNPTECIKTNINGAENVINAALANDVKKVIALSTDKAANPINLYGATKLVSDKLFVAANNIKGPRQCIFSVVRYGNVLGSRGSVIPFYKKLIEQGEKELPVTDENMTRFFITLDQGINFVFKNFERMKGGEIFVPKIPSMYIKDLAKAMAPDMPIKIIGIRPGEKLHEIMCPADDSHLTLEFDDHYVITPAILFMSNPKYDLNAIGETGVPVEKGFEYNSGNNKEWLTRQQFLDMCEGN; encoded by the coding sequence ATGTTTGATAATAAATCGATACTTATTACAGGCGGGACGGGGAGCTTCGGCAGGAAGTGTGTTAAAATGCTGCTTGAGCAGTATAAACCTAAAAAGATTGTAGTTTTCTCCAGAGATGAACTCAAGCAGTTTGAAATGTCTCAGGAATTCTCCCAACCCTGTATGCGTTATTTCATCGGTGATGTACGTGATGAAAAACGTCTTGAACAGGCAATGTACGGTATTGACTATGTGATACATGCTGCTGCGCTTAAGCAGGTTCCGGCTGCGGAGTATAATCCTACTGAATGCATAAAAACAAATATAAATGGCGCTGAGAATGTTATTAATGCAGCTCTTGCAAATGACGTGAAGAAAGTAATTGCCCTCTCAACGGACAAGGCGGCAAACCCTATTAATCTGTATGGTGCAACCAAGCTTGTTTCAGATAAGCTGTTTGTGGCTGCAAATAACATCAAAGGACCGAGACAATGCATATTCTCCGTCGTGCGTTACGGTAATGTTCTCGGAAGCCGCGGCTCTGTTATCCCTTTTTATAAAAAACTGATAGAGCAGGGGGAGAAAGAGCTGCCCGTTACAGATGAAAATATGACACGTTTTTTCATTACTCTCGATCAGGGGATAAATTTCGTATTCAAAAACTTTGAACGCATGAAAGGGGGGGAGATATTCGTTCCTAAAATCCCTTCTATGTATATAAAAGATCTGGCAAAGGCTATGGCGCCTGATATGCCGATAAAAATAATCGGGATACGCCCCGGGGAAAAGCTGCACGAAATAATGTGCCCTGCGGATGACAGCCACCTGACTCTTGAGTTTGATGATCACTATGTCATCACTCCGGCGATACTCTTCATGAGCAATCCCAAATATGATCTGAATGCCATTGGAGAAACAGGAGTTCCAGTCGAGAAGGGGTTTGAGTATAACTCCGGTAATAATAAAGAGTGGCTGACCCGGCAACAGTTTCTTGATATGTGCGAGGGGAACTAA
- a CDS encoding PseG/SpsG family protein — MRVYVFTEGGTKTGFGHITRCYALIQAFREAGVESLMYVDGDPECAAAVCGGDCAMSGWHDNPQEAASFITADDIVIIDSYQAPAEVYSILTSNTLKRLFFDDFSRIAYPHGYIINPAADGIDGFYGMQHAILRKAFWNTAEKDVPANISRIFVTLGGSAAGELVESFCKALREAFPDAELCVLAKGVAGGYYGLSDVETAKLMQSCDIAVSAGGQTMLELAACGVPAVIVKTEQNQTSNIRRFVEKNMGFYAGEISEVSPELIAEAAIKLTSVPRRAEYIRNSRIAVDGQGARRIAQFFTRM; from the coding sequence TTGAGAGTTTATGTTTTTACCGAAGGGGGCACAAAAACCGGTTTCGGTCATATCACACGCTGCTATGCCTTGATTCAGGCTTTCAGAGAGGCAGGGGTCGAGTCGCTGATGTATGTTGACGGTGACCCTGAATGTGCAGCGGCTGTATGCGGCGGGGATTGTGCCATGAGCGGCTGGCATGATAACCCGCAGGAAGCCGCATCGTTTATCACAGCGGACGATATCGTTATCATAGACTCTTATCAAGCACCAGCAGAGGTGTATTCTATCCTGACTTCAAACACGTTAAAACGTCTTTTTTTCGATGACTTCAGTAGGATTGCATATCCTCACGGTTATATAATAAATCCTGCGGCAGACGGTATAGACGGCTTTTATGGTATGCAGCACGCTATACTCAGGAAAGCGTTCTGGAACACTGCGGAAAAAGATGTCCCTGCGAATATCAGCAGAATATTTGTCACCCTCGGTGGGAGTGCTGCCGGTGAACTTGTAGAAAGCTTTTGTAAGGCTCTGCGGGAAGCATTTCCTGATGCAGAGTTATGTGTTCTTGCAAAGGGTGTTGCAGGCGGTTACTACGGACTGAGCGATGTTGAGACAGCGAAACTCATGCAGTCCTGTGATATTGCTGTTTCCGCAGGCGGACAGACGATGCTGGAGCTTGCGGCTTGCGGGGTTCCTGCTGTGATAGTTAAGACAGAACAGAATCAGACCAGCAACATCAGGCGTTTTGTGGAAAAGAATATGGGATTTTATGCTGGGGAAATATCTGAAGTCTCCCCGGAGCTCATTGCAGAAGCCGCGATAAAACTCACCTCAGTTCCCCGGAGGGCAGAGTACATAAGGAACAGCCGGATAGCCGTTGACGGGCAGGGGGCGAGGCGGATCGCTCAGTTTTTCACCCGAATGTGA
- the pseC gene encoding UDP-4-amino-4,6-dideoxy-N-acetyl-beta-L-altrosamine transaminase: protein MKFIPYGKQSLDKSDIDAVAEVLKSDFLTTGPAVEKFEDAISEYTGATYTVAVSSGTAALHLSALCLIKPGEKVLVSAVTFAATANAVFYAGGIPVFCDIDDEGNIDLDLCVEMIRSDTSIRHLIVTHMTGRPVDQDKLEQLKDRFDISIIEDCAHSFGASFKGQMAGRCPVSDCSVLSFHPVKHITTGEGGAVTTNSERLYRRIRLLRSHGITKDEMYFKNNSLAYDSKGNLNPWYYEMQDLGFNYRITDIQCALGLSQMKRLDGFVSRRREIAKMYEDIFSQRGIFTPLYNFDKNSSYHLYVVQVPFDNLPVTKAEFFNEMRDCGVGLQLHYIPVPMLPYYADKGYNMRNLHEAELYYARSFSIPMYPAMEDKDVRFVADCLYKSIK, encoded by the coding sequence GTGAAATTTATTCCATATGGAAAACAAAGCCTGGATAAAAGCGATATTGACGCTGTGGCAGAGGTTCTTAAGTCTGACTTTCTGACAACAGGACCTGCTGTTGAAAAGTTTGAAGATGCTATAAGCGAATATACCGGAGCTACTTATACCGTCGCTGTGTCGAGTGGTACTGCCGCTTTACACCTTTCTGCTCTATGCCTGATAAAGCCGGGTGAGAAGGTGCTTGTCTCTGCTGTAACTTTTGCGGCCACCGCTAATGCCGTGTTTTATGCCGGCGGTATCCCTGTTTTTTGTGATATTGACGACGAAGGAAATATTGACCTTGATCTATGCGTGGAGATGATCCGCAGTGATACGTCTATCAGGCACCTGATCGTGACACACATGACAGGCAGACCTGTTGATCAGGATAAACTTGAACAGCTTAAAGACCGTTTTGATATAAGCATTATCGAGGACTGTGCACACTCTTTCGGTGCTTCTTTTAAGGGGCAGATGGCGGGGAGATGTCCGGTTTCTGACTGTTCTGTTCTTTCATTCCATCCGGTCAAACACATCACCACAGGCGAAGGCGGAGCGGTAACCACAAACAGCGAAAGGCTTTACAGGCGGATAAGACTTCTGAGAAGCCACGGCATAACAAAAGATGAGATGTATTTCAAAAATAATAGTCTGGCATATGACAGTAAGGGCAATCTTAACCCCTGGTATTATGAAATGCAGGATCTCGGGTTTAACTACAGGATAACAGATATTCAGTGCGCTCTGGGGCTTTCTCAGATGAAGAGGCTTGACGGGTTTGTTAGCCGTCGCCGTGAAATAGCAAAGATGTACGAAGATATATTTTCTCAGAGAGGTATCTTCACACCCCTTTACAATTTCGACAAGAACAGTTCTTATCACCTTTATGTTGTACAGGTTCCTTTTGATAATCTGCCCGTCACTAAGGCAGAATTTTTTAATGAGATGCGTGACTGCGGTGTGGGGCTTCAGCTTCATTACATCCCCGTTCCTATGCTGCCTTACTATGCTGATAAAGGGTACAATATGCGAAATCTGCATGAAGCGGAGCTGTATTATGCCAGAAGCTTTTCTATCCCCATGTACCCCGCAATGGAAGATAAAGATGTCCGTTTTGTGGCGGACTGTCTGTACAAGTCAATTAAGTAA
- a CDS encoding cytochrome c3 family protein, whose amino-acid sequence MRKAVLLTLFIMLSLSAFAYEDDSTCVRCHGDEVMMKELGYPQMYLDPAKVDEEVNMGGISCVSCHLGDNTKLDKNEAHEGMPRPFYAAIGKNHKYQAVGREITNYDPIQPKGKNRTKVLLRKPDPEKAKELGIKKIIQLYYHDHDPETMAYNPEIARQTCGNCHEQEVTDYNKSGMGLNKYQRGFTSWTKSPPGPQNCGYWFGDEENYETVKGECTKPEEYKGTMAEARGRGCNKCHASCNDCHYEGFKKTEARHSFTKTPDKLSCYGSGKGTICHAGPMDRRRGAGFFRQEFAFPVNELPRDAHEEAGLNCSDCHTFKDHSYGHIGSEDARQSCQSCHTEIYDAVKAGDHQNVDCTSCHIQEVGAYQFTFWGPGKSEGINNKFAKHKEFYGKRDQPMLVKQPETGLWIPLKPYPMGTMGIGEDVPATDLKLRTINKTTVKGKTEIGEPESFIIERKADQVNDMYIITGTYDGFGDSDKMLAWIQMDKMSHSIGEARDCDSCHASHEQNFTSWYTYFSPTDVKKPFYGSYTIKADKDGITFDNFTNSEVELVEGRKIEHFAPFILNNGVWNVKGIDFELKFDDKKYAEGKAEYLQLSAKLHHLINKEKDAEKKKKLELIKVVMSHNVAYAEKMLKEMK is encoded by the coding sequence GTGCGTAAAGCAGTATTATTAACATTATTTATCATGCTTTCACTCTCAGCATTCGCATACGAAGACGACTCTACCTGCGTCCGCTGTCACGGTGATGAAGTAATGATGAAAGAACTCGGGTACCCCCAAATGTACCTCGACCCTGCAAAAGTGGACGAAGAAGTAAACATGGGCGGGATATCCTGCGTCAGCTGTCACCTTGGTGACAATACCAAACTTGATAAAAACGAAGCTCATGAAGGTATGCCAAGACCTTTCTATGCGGCTATAGGTAAAAATCATAAATATCAGGCCGTAGGCAGAGAGATCACAAACTACGATCCTATTCAGCCGAAAGGGAAAAACAGAACAAAAGTTCTTCTCAGAAAACCTGATCCTGAAAAAGCAAAAGAGCTTGGCATCAAAAAGATCATACAGCTCTACTATCACGATCACGACCCTGAAACTATGGCTTACAATCCAGAAATAGCAAGACAGACCTGCGGAAACTGCCATGAGCAGGAAGTCACAGACTATAACAAATCCGGTATGGGACTTAACAAATATCAGAGAGGTTTTACATCATGGACAAAATCGCCCCCCGGCCCGCAAAACTGCGGTTACTGGTTCGGCGATGAAGAAAACTATGAAACTGTAAAAGGCGAGTGCACAAAGCCGGAAGAGTATAAAGGTACTATGGCGGAAGCAAGAGGCAGAGGGTGCAACAAATGCCACGCAAGCTGCAACGACTGCCACTATGAAGGCTTCAAAAAAACAGAAGCAAGACACTCTTTCACAAAAACTCCGGATAAACTCTCCTGCTACGGAAGCGGTAAAGGGACAATATGCCATGCAGGCCCCATGGACAGAAGACGCGGTGCAGGTTTCTTCCGTCAGGAATTCGCTTTCCCTGTAAATGAACTTCCAAGGGATGCTCACGAAGAAGCCGGTCTAAACTGCAGCGACTGCCACACTTTCAAAGATCACTCATACGGGCACATAGGCTCAGAGGACGCAAGACAGTCATGCCAGAGCTGCCACACAGAGATATATGATGCCGTGAAAGCCGGCGACCACCAGAATGTAGACTGTACATCATGTCATATTCAGGAAGTAGGCGCTTACCAGTTCACCTTCTGGGGTCCAGGTAAGTCTGAAGGCATTAATAACAAGTTCGCAAAACATAAAGAGTTCTACGGCAAGCGTGACCAGCCGATGCTCGTCAAACAACCTGAAACAGGTCTCTGGATACCTCTGAAACCCTATCCTATGGGAACAATGGGTATAGGCGAAGATGTTCCTGCAACAGACCTTAAGCTCAGAACCATAAACAAAACAACCGTAAAAGGCAAAACTGAGATAGGCGAACCGGAAAGCTTTATTATTGAACGTAAAGCTGATCAGGTGAACGACATGTACATCATCACCGGAACATATGACGGCTTCGGAGACAGTGACAAAATGCTCGCATGGATACAGATGGATAAAATGTCTCACTCCATAGGCGAAGCGAGGGACTGCGATAGCTGCCACGCCTCACACGAGCAGAACTTTACGTCATGGTACACATATTTCAGCCCGACAGATGTTAAGAAACCTTTCTACGGCTCTTATACAATCAAAGCTGATAAAGACGGCATAACATTCGACAACTTCACCAACTCCGAAGTTGAACTTGTTGAAGGCAGAAAAATAGAACATTTTGCTCCTTTCATACTCAACAATGGTGTATGGAATGTCAAAGGTATCGACTTTGAGCTTAAGTTTGACGACAAGAAATATGCAGAAGGGAAAGCAGAATATCTTCAGCTTTCAGCAAAACTTCATCATCTTATAAACAAAGAAAAAGATGCAGAAAAGAAAAAGAAACTTGAGCTGATAAAAGTTGTCATGAGCCACAATGTTGCTTATGCCGAAAAGATGCTCAAAGAGATGAAGTAA
- a CDS encoding sigma-54-dependent transcriptional regulator: MKVVLIEDDATLNRVLKRAIEKYYSITAFTSPAAAVEYLADSSADAVVSDIRMPGMTGFDVLEKIKTATPETYVLLMTGQSTIDESVTAIKKGAYDYIPKPVDTELLIYKLQMIEENISLKNTADLQGRPGSFVMESQSIKDIASQAQRVAKSDTNVMLTGETGTGKEVMARYIHENSNRRKKIFAAINCCNLQPHLFERELFGHKKGAFTGADKDSKGIVQTAYGGTLFLDEIGEMPIDLQPKFLRFLETKSFYPVGASTQETSDIRIIAATNRNPLEMVAKGLFREDLYYRLNVFNIELPPLRERKDDIIPLAEHFIEKFRHINTKVMGLEESALACLRSYAFPGNIRELSNIIERAMILEQTNRLTCASLNLGCSVPDEDMTLDTITRKHILSVLDAHEGNKQKAAATLGVDTSTIYRKLKEYGIG; this comes from the coding sequence ATGAAAGTTGTTCTGATTGAAGATGACGCAACACTTAACAGAGTCCTTAAACGGGCTATTGAAAAGTATTATTCCATAACGGCATTCACTTCCCCTGCTGCTGCTGTGGAATATCTGGCGGACAGCTCCGCAGACGCTGTAGTCAGTGACATCCGTATGCCGGGCATGACAGGGTTTGATGTACTGGAAAAGATAAAAACAGCAACCCCCGAAACATATGTCCTTCTCATGACAGGTCAAAGCACTATCGACGAATCTGTCACAGCTATCAAAAAGGGAGCCTACGACTATATACCGAAGCCGGTAGATACAGAACTTCTTATCTATAAACTCCAGATGATAGAGGAGAACATCTCTCTAAAAAATACGGCAGACCTCCAAGGGCGTCCGGGCAGCTTTGTTATGGAATCGCAGTCGATAAAAGATATTGCGTCACAGGCACAGCGTGTAGCAAAATCAGATACTAATGTAATGCTTACAGGTGAGACAGGCACAGGCAAAGAAGTTATGGCAAGATACATACACGAAAACAGCAACCGCCGGAAAAAAATATTTGCCGCAATCAACTGCTGCAACCTACAGCCCCACCTCTTCGAGCGTGAGCTATTCGGACATAAGAAAGGCGCATTCACCGGTGCAGATAAAGACAGCAAGGGGATTGTCCAGACCGCATACGGAGGCACACTTTTTCTGGATGAAATAGGCGAAATGCCAATCGATCTCCAGCCTAAATTTCTACGTTTTCTGGAAACTAAAAGTTTCTACCCTGTTGGTGCTTCAACTCAGGAGACATCAGATATCCGCATAATTGCAGCCACAAACAGAAACCCTCTGGAGATGGTGGCAAAGGGACTTTTCCGTGAAGACCTATACTACCGCCTGAATGTTTTCAACATAGAACTGCCACCGCTCAGGGAGCGGAAAGATGATATCATACCACTTGCTGAACATTTCATAGAAAAATTCAGACATATCAATACAAAAGTTATGGGGCTGGAAGAATCCGCATTGGCGTGCCTGCGCAGTTATGCATTCCCAGGCAACATCCGCGAGCTTTCAAACATCATAGAACGTGCTATGATTCTGGAGCAGACAAACAGATTGACCTGCGCATCACTCAACCTCGGTTGCAGTGTACCCGATGAGGACATGACGCTTGACACCATCACACGCAAGCATATATTAAGCGTCCTTGATGCACACGAAGGGAACAAGCAGAAAGCCGCTGCGACCCTCGGAGTTGACACATCCACCATATACCGCAAGTTAAAAGAATACGGTATCGGCTGA
- the hflX gene encoding GTPase HflX — translation MNETIQPELAKTICAISHELNRQIGILADRKGNVHYVIVGDTSEVFIPGLERFPLVPGSLRGLRLLHTHLSGEDITDDDLTDLALLRLDSVTALHFNQDGHSYGMQTAHLLPPDNVNYYDFLTDKDPHQQKIDYLAFITELEAEISSKTKRLHKVDTGSHALLIGCYKSKVQGSENMAELSELARSANMYVTGEVVQIKDKLHPKYVIGSGKLKEIVIKSMQNGVEFLVFDNPLSPAQAKAIADFTDLKILDRPQLILDIFAKRATTNDGKIRVELAQLKYLLPRLSQRDDSLSRLTGGIGGRGPGNTKLEIDRRRTNDRIAMLSRKLKKIEKNRETMRRKRNRNELPIVSIIGYTNAGKSTLLNSLTQSGVYADDLMFATLDTSSKRIRFPQERDVIITDTVGFIRDLPENLKGAFKSTLEELQDADVLLHVVDISSDGFDSHVHSVETILQELELTDKESILVLNKTDLLLQHETDYIQFGEMPDDADPEMFTRAHRIVNLIERYNKVCMVSALHRKSFRELLELIRLTLFADGIDIEPMGIEDYFGHRSIDGTT, via the coding sequence GTGAATGAAACCATCCAGCCCGAGCTGGCAAAAACAATCTGTGCAATATCCCATGAACTGAACAGACAGATAGGCATACTGGCAGACAGGAAAGGCAACGTTCACTATGTAATTGTGGGCGACACATCAGAAGTTTTTATCCCCGGTCTTGAGAGATTCCCTCTTGTTCCCGGTTCATTGCGTGGTCTCCGGCTTCTGCACACACACCTCAGCGGAGAAGACATAACCGATGACGACCTCACCGACCTTGCGCTCCTGCGTCTGGACTCTGTCACAGCTCTGCACTTTAATCAGGACGGGCACTCATACGGTATGCAGACCGCCCACCTCCTCCCACCGGATAATGTAAACTACTATGATTTCCTTACAGATAAAGACCCCCATCAGCAAAAGATCGACTACCTTGCTTTTATAACCGAGCTGGAAGCTGAAATTTCCTCCAAGACTAAACGTCTGCACAAAGTGGACACAGGAAGTCATGCGCTGCTTATCGGCTGTTACAAGTCAAAAGTGCAAGGCTCAGAGAACATGGCGGAACTTTCGGAACTTGCCAGAAGCGCCAACATGTACGTAACCGGAGAAGTTGTTCAGATTAAAGATAAACTGCACCCGAAGTACGTGATAGGTTCCGGTAAACTGAAAGAGATAGTGATAAAATCCATGCAGAACGGGGTTGAATTTCTTGTCTTCGACAACCCGCTGTCCCCTGCACAGGCAAAAGCTATTGCAGACTTCACCGACCTTAAAATACTTGACAGACCACAGCTTATCCTCGATATCTTTGCAAAAAGGGCAACAACAAACGACGGTAAGATACGTGTGGAGCTTGCGCAACTCAAATATCTTCTGCCGAGGCTCTCACAAAGGGACGACTCACTCAGCCGTCTAACCGGCGGTATCGGCGGACGTGGACCTGGTAACACAAAGCTGGAAATAGACAGACGGCGTACCAACGACCGTATCGCCATGCTTTCCAGAAAGCTTAAAAAAATAGAAAAAAACCGCGAGACCATGAGACGGAAACGCAACAGAAACGAGCTTCCCATTGTCTCTATCATAGGATATACAAATGCAGGGAAATCCACCCTGCTCAACAGCCTCACCCAAAGCGGTGTTTATGCGGACGACCTTATGTTTGCAACACTTGACACCAGCTCGAAGAGGATAAGGTTTCCGCAGGAGAGGGACGTGATCATCACCGACACTGTAGGCTTTATACGTGACCTGCCGGAAAACCTTAAAGGCGCTTTCAAAAGTACACTGGAAGAGCTTCAGGACGCTGATGTGCTTCTGCATGTGGTTGACATCAGCTCTGACGGATTCGACTCTCACGTTCACTCCGTAGAAACTATATTGCAGGAACTGGAACTGACCGATAAAGAGAGCATTCTCGTTTTAAATAAAACAGACCTCCTGCTGCAGCACGAAACTGATTATATCCAGTTTGGGGAGATGCCGGATGATGCAGACCCGGAAATGTTCACCCGTGCACACAGAATCGTAAACCTGATAGAAAGATACAACAAAGTCTGCATGGTCAGTGCACTTCACAGAAAGTCTTTCAGAGAACTGCTGGAACTGATAAGACTCACACTTTTCGCGGACGGCATAGACATTGAACCTATGGGGATAGAAGACTATTTCGGTCACAGGAGCATAGATGGAACAACTTAG
- the hypD gene encoding hydrogenase formation protein HypD produces MGLMIEDFRNADICKKLIKQIEKEATKDVYRFMEVCGSHTMAIAKFGIKSVLPSNIDLVSGPGCPVCVTPQCEIDALFEIAEKGAVIATFGDMMRVPGSKGQNLQKMKSEGCDVRIVFSPLDTLKIAKETDKEVVFVGIGFETTAPAVAGLAIMAEKAGVKNVSITPYNKTMPEVLSLIISDKNLQINGFVCPGHVTAVTGIGLYDPIVKEGMAAVITGFEPVDVLSSILEMVRQVNTEDFKAVNMYSRVVADEGNAKARDVINAVYEKQGCWWRGIGFIEESGLAFRKEYEQFDAFRKFDVTLEGDDEIAGCSCGEVLKGYIKPTECALFGTACTPQNPVGPCMVSSEGACAAAYKYGI; encoded by the coding sequence ATGGGCTTGATGATTGAGGACTTCCGCAATGCAGACATCTGCAAAAAGCTGATAAAACAGATCGAAAAAGAAGCAACAAAAGACGTTTACCGTTTTATGGAAGTGTGCGGCAGCCATACAATGGCGATAGCAAAGTTCGGGATAAAAAGTGTACTTCCATCAAATATCGACCTTGTGTCCGGACCGGGGTGTCCTGTTTGTGTCACTCCGCAATGCGAGATAGATGCTCTTTTCGAAATAGCTGAAAAAGGTGCTGTCATTGCAACTTTTGGGGACATGATGCGTGTCCCCGGCTCGAAAGGGCAGAATTTGCAGAAAATGAAATCCGAAGGGTGCGATGTACGCATTGTCTTCTCGCCCCTTGATACTCTGAAGATAGCAAAAGAGACTGATAAGGAAGTTGTCTTTGTCGGTATCGGTTTTGAAACAACTGCACCCGCAGTTGCGGGGCTTGCCATAATGGCAGAGAAAGCAGGTGTGAAAAACGTCAGCATAACCCCGTACAACAAAACTATGCCTGAAGTGCTCTCTCTGATCATCTCAGACAAAAACCTACAGATAAACGGTTTTGTCTGCCCGGGGCATGTCACAGCAGTAACGGGTATAGGGCTGTATGATCCTATTGTCAAAGAAGGGATGGCGGCAGTAATAACCGGATTCGAGCCTGTGGACGTGCTCAGCTCTATACTCGAAATGGTGCGTCAGGTGAACACTGAGGACTTTAAAGCAGTAAACATGTACTCACGGGTCGTCGCGGACGAAGGGAACGCGAAAGCACGGGATGTAATCAACGCTGTTTATGAAAAACAGGGGTGCTGGTGGCGTGGTATCGGATTCATAGAGGAGAGCGGGCTCGCTTTCCGCAAAGAGTATGAACAGTTTGACGCTTTCAGAAAATTTGACGTTACCCTCGAAGGGGACGACGAAATAGCAGGATGCAGCTGCGGAGAGGTACTCAAAGGTTACATCAAACCAACTGAATGCGCACTCTTCGGTACAGCATGTACGCCGCAAAACCCCGTAGGTCCATGCATGGTCAGCTCTGAAGGAGCTTGTGCAGCGGCTTACAAGTACGGTATTTAA
- a CDS encoding rhomboid family intramembrane serine protease, giving the protein MFPLKDSVPSSTFPFVNWAIIFINIVVFYNMLHMTSPNEQEFIFEYGLVPKKLFVENSMLTLTDRYVPILTSMFMHGGFMHIIGNMYFLFIFGDNVEDKLGHIRYLLIYLLFGVAAAATQIIMFPDSVVPMVGASGAIAGVMGAYLVFYPRAKVKTLIVIIIFITIAEIPAFIFLLIWFLFQFLNGTGGGAYSNVAWWAHIGGFLAGLGYAIYFLKKQKEL; this is encoded by the coding sequence TTGTTTCCACTAAAAGATTCGGTTCCGTCGTCCACGTTCCCGTTTGTGAACTGGGCTATAATATTTATAAATATCGTTGTATTTTACAACATGCTTCATATGACATCACCGAACGAACAGGAATTTATCTTTGAGTACGGACTGGTGCCGAAGAAACTTTTCGTAGAAAATTCTATGCTGACCCTCACAGACAGATATGTGCCTATACTCACCTCCATGTTCATGCACGGCGGGTTTATGCATATCATAGGCAATATGTACTTTCTGTTCATCTTCGGGGACAATGTTGAAGACAAACTCGGGCACATACGATATCTTCTCATTTACCTTCTGTTTGGTGTTGCAGCAGCGGCAACTCAGATAATAATGTTTCCTGATTCTGTCGTACCTATGGTGGGCGCAAGCGGTGCGATAGCTGGTGTTATGGGAGCATACCTTGTCTTTTACCCCAGAGCAAAAGTCAAGACGCTGATAGTAATTATAATTTTTATCACTATTGCAGAAATTCCTGCATTTATATTCCTGCTGATCTGGTTTCTCTTTCAGTTTCTGAACGGAACAGGGGGCGGAGCATACAGCAATGTCGCCTGGTGGGCACACATCGGGGGATTCCTTGCAGGTCTGGGATATGCGATATATTTCTTAAAAAAACAAAAAGAGCTTTAG